A region from the Mya arenaria isolate MELC-2E11 chromosome 2, ASM2691426v1 genome encodes:
- the LOC128223953 gene encoding transmembrane protein 26-like — MSIEKDGIPQDLLDPSEEAEIHYYDAEGSLDSSTAKKRKKKKTKRHRKDAILELVNEVENIRTFTVGPGKSIVGELPDINIKNNDTRKKTDTKLEQASGLESIGIEAPGIPTVRTGLPDLTQENNDISKRIAESHPIVKNEREQQTKTKYIETDGGQSLDVERGDGKDRNQDKGEKKPTVVNSGPKFLKLFFMRLLMIMHCVLACWRVVVAKNDARFWFLCSLNVLFMIEGCLSYKKEQRLRAYRWRPCIAIYLLTMLPCIWLLQIHRYDVAIATTDEITTIQPTSTVSTTAKYNTTTTSKPGVLDSIANTILSVEDSTWIVVIQELMIYVLLCVVWLLDNVPHDLLSQQLIAFLASASDIMELYALFDESAVQKDFTVTCVVLGVWTVSFIQFVPVLHQRSSTNKVQDSSMMTDIRDSYEHGPWEIAECIVAIIFQDGPFLSVRLFVVIDLQLVTYSLVFFLIKNLLSLVLLVYRLIGLCS, encoded by the exons ATGTCTATAGAAAAAGATGGCATACCTCAAGACCTACTTGACCCATCTGAAGAAGCTGAAATTCACTATTACGACGCCGAAGGATCGTTAGATTCCTCTACTGCAAAGAAGCGCAAGAAAAAGAAGACTAAAAGGCATAGAAAGGACGCGATATTGGAACTAGTAAACGAGGTGGAAAACATTAGAACATTCACAGTTGGTCCTGGAAAATCAATCGTAGGTGAACTGCctgatatcaatataaaaaacaacgaTACAAGGAAGAAAACGGATACAAAATTGGAACAAGCCAGTGGTTTAGAAAGTATCGGTATTGAAGCTCCTGGAATACCTACCGTTAGAACTGGATTGCCAGATTTGACTCAAGAAAACAACGATATCTCGAAACGTATAGCAGAATCACACCCAATTGTCAAAAACGAAAGAGAACAGCAAACAAAGacaaaatacattgaaacagaTGGTGGACAGTCTCTCGATGTCGAGAGAGGGGATGGGAAAGACAGAAATCAAGACAAAGGtgaaaaaaaacccacagtTGTCAACAGTGGGCCGAAATTTCTAAAGCTGTTTTTTATGAGGCTTTTAATGATAATGCATTGCGTTCTTGCTTGTTGGAGAGTTGTTGTGGCGAAAAACGACGCCCGGTTTTGGTTTTTGTGTAGTTTAAACGTACTTTTTATGATAGAGGGTTGTCTGTCGTACAAAAAGGAGCAACGATTGAGGGCGTACAG GTGGCGTCCATGTATTGCAATTTATTTGTTGACCATGCTGCCTTGCATTTGGCTGCTACAAATTCACCGATATGATGTTGCAATAGCGACAACGGATGAAATAACTACCATACAACCTACAAGTACCGTCTCCACAACAGCAAAGTATAATACCACGACAACATCAAAACCAGGAGTGTTG GATTCAATAGCCAACACGATTCTGTCTGTTGAAGATTCAACATGGATCGTTGTGATTCAAGAGCTCATGATCTACGTCCTTCTGTGTGTGGTTTGGCTTCTTGATAACGTGCCGCACGATTTGCTCTCACAGCAGTTAATTGCATTTCTGGCATCAGCGTCCGACATTATGGAGCTGTATGCACTTTTCGACGAATCTGCCGTACAGAAGGACTTTACTGTCACCTGTGTTGTGCTTGGTGTTTGGACGGTCAGCTTTATCCAGTTTGTTCCCGTCTTACACCAACGATCTTCCACTAACAAAGTTCAAGATTCGTCTATGATGACTGACATAAGGGATTCATACGAGCATGGTCCTTGGGAAATTGCGGAATGTATTGTAGCCATTATTTTCCAAGACGGTCCATTCTTGAGCGTGCGGCTATTTGTAGTCATCGATCTTCAGTTAGTTACGTACAGTTTAGTGTTTTTCTTGATAAAGAACCTCCTGTCTCTAGTTCTGCTTGTTTATAGACTGATCGGACTTTGCAGTtag
- the LOC128213908 gene encoding SCAN domain-containing protein 3-like: MQNLCYLAKRNDASSAISDLNKLIIHHNVSKFQPAVKSDNTLPYANHESVKEMQEAMRDVVRQQLIDDIRDSDMYAMMCDESTDVSNEKTLVVYVRYAKRGRAETKFFEVSEINGDECNAVELCETISRVLESRGVNLENMCCITTDGASVMTGVRGGLTTLLKRRDPHLLSIHCIAHRLALASGQAADKVQYLVKYQAMINTIFKYYNYSPKHQSRQRKFQEVYKMAEKKFKQTFHTRWLSFEGAVDAVIINYDALLTCLEMEVAEDNDRCQPDPADHHSGSHSAVPSGDDNNPWPHFLASLPDGYQNGFDFGDDGHNNFIKCSNKEIDASENIRSTFINHVIENLEARFTDNGIISNFAVLNPENLPQNSTDLATYGDQQIHDPGKHYGPSITNQQSPMTVSEKHLKCEWSLFKHHMDKNYRTITFSNMAETVLTSKTLVASYPNLCKIMKIAITLPLSTADCERGFSKYNLIKTKPRNRLTPDSVNTLMTITVDTPDLDHMKDFNFCKAFDLWASTKQGKINTFFK, encoded by the exons ATGCAGAATCTCTGCTACCTGGCTAAACGGAACGACGCGTCGAGCGCTATCAGCGATTTAAATAAGTTAATCATCCACCACAACGTCTCCAAGTTCCAGCCAGCAGTGAAATCTGACAACACCCTACCATATGCGAACCACGAGAGCGTGAAGGAGATGCAGGAAGCCATGAGGGACGTAGTACGACAACAGCTGATCGACGACATAAGAGACAGCGACATGTACGCCATGATGTGCGATGAGTCTACGGATGTGTCTAATGAAAAGACTCTTGTTGTATATGTGCGTTATGCAAAACGTGGCAGGGCTGAAACAAAATTCTTTGAAGTATCGGAAATAAATGGGGATGAATGTAATGCCGTCGAACTATGTGAGACGATCAGCAGAGTTTTAGAGTCAAGGGGTGTCAACCTTGAAAACATGTGCTGCATCACTACTGACGGTGCGAGTGTGATGACAGGTGTACGTGGAGGCTTAACAACACTCCTGAAAAGAAGAGATCCCCATCTTCTGAGCATCCACTGCATAGCACATAGACTGGCCCTGGCTAGCGGACAAGCAGCAGACAaggtgcaatatttagtaaaatatcAGGCCATGATTAATACcatctttaaatattacaaCTATTCACCCAAACATCAGTCTAGGCAAAGAAAATTTCAGGAAGTGTATAAAATGGCCGAAAAAAAATTCAAGCAGACATTTCATACACGCTGGCTCTCATTTGAAGGAGCTGTTGATGCTGTCATCATCAACTACGACGCTCTCCTTACGTGCCTTGAGATGGAGGTAGCTGAGGACA ATGACAGATGTCAACCTGACCCAGCAGACCATCACTCTGGAAGCCACTCTGCAGTCCCTTCAGGAGATGACAACAACCCCTGGCCCCATTTTCTGGCCAGCCTACCTGATGGGTACCAGAATGGGTTTGACTTTGGAGATGATGGCCACAATAACTTcatcaaatgttcaaataagGAAATAGACGCCAGTGAAAACATCCGCAGCACGTTTATCAATCACGTCATCGAAAACCTAGAGGCCAGGTTCACCGACAATGGCATAATCTCAAACTTTGCAGTGCTGAACCCAGAGAATCTGCCACAAAATTCCACAGACTTAGCCACCTATGGAGACCAACAGATCCATGACCCGGGAAAGCACTATGGTCCCAGCATTACCAACCAACAATCACCAATGACAGTAAGTGAAAAACACCTCAAGTGTGAGTGGTCCTTATTCAAACATCACATGGACAAGAACTACCGGACAATTACATTCTCCAACATGGCAGAGACTGTGCTCACAAGCAAAACACTGGTGGCATCTTACCCTAACCTCTGCAAGATCATGAAGATTGCCATCACTCTGCCACTCTCAACTGCTGACTGTGAAAGAGGTTTCAGCAAGTACAACTTAATTAAAACCAAACCCCGAAATAGACTCACCCCAGACAGTGTAAATACTCTAATGACAATAACAGTTGACACACCAGATCTTGACCACATGAAGGACTTCAACTTCTGCAAGGCCTTCGACCTATGGGCATCCACCAAACAGGGAAAGATCAACACATTCTTTAAATAA